Proteins encoded by one window of Hafnia alvei:
- the cobS gene encoding adenosylcobinamide-GDP ribazoletransferase, whose translation MKLFLATLQFMTRIPVPARWTDNLDMNDYAKGVVYFPFVGLIVGLLSALAFAVVLPVYGPLLAAVAAVLATTLVTGAFHLDGLADTCDGIFSARPRERILEIMRDSRIGSNGALALIFVILARVAIIYQLTQTGHNVYTLLVAAPALSRALLPVLMYQQKYARENGMGNLYIGKIGGQHYAIALIIGLLMTLGFASWHGGLAAIITYLFALLYRSFINKRIGGQTGDTIGAGNELFGLIFLFAVI comes from the coding sequence ATGAAACTATTCCTCGCCACACTGCAGTTTATGACCCGCATTCCCGTGCCTGCCCGCTGGACAGATAATCTCGATATGAATGATTACGCCAAAGGCGTGGTCTATTTTCCGTTTGTTGGCCTGATCGTTGGGTTACTGAGCGCGCTGGCGTTTGCCGTGGTATTGCCGGTTTATGGCCCTTTGTTGGCAGCGGTTGCCGCGGTGCTGGCGACCACATTGGTCACGGGCGCGTTTCATTTAGACGGTTTGGCCGACACCTGCGATGGGATTTTCTCGGCGCGTCCACGTGAGCGTATTCTCGAGATCATGCGCGATAGCCGTATTGGCTCGAACGGTGCTCTGGCGCTGATTTTTGTGATTTTGGCTCGGGTGGCGATTATCTATCAGCTAACGCAGACCGGACATAACGTTTACACCTTGCTAGTCGCGGCTCCGGCGCTGAGCCGCGCATTGCTGCCTGTTCTGATGTATCAGCAAAAATATGCGCGTGAAAATGGCATGGGAAACCTGTATATCGGGAAAATCGGCGGCCAGCATTACGCGATTGCGCTGATTATTGGTCTATTAATGACGCTGGGCTTTGCCAGCTGGCACGGTGGATTGGCAGCGATCATTACTTATCTGTTTGCGCTGCTATACCGTAGCTTCATCAATAAACGTATTGGTGGGCAAACCGGTGATACCATCGGTGCGGGCAACGAACTATTCGGCCTTATCTTCCTGTTTGCGGTTATTTAA
- the rluB gene encoding 23S rRNA pseudouridine(2605) synthase RluB produces MSEKLQKVLANAGHGSRREIEAMIKEGRVSVDGKLATLGDRVEVTPAMKIRVDGRVVSIRESTESVCRVLAYYKPEGELCTRRDPEGRPTVFDRLPKLRGSRWIAVGRLDINTSGLLLFTTDGELANRLMHPSREVEREYAVRVFGQVDDEKIRQLSRGVQLEDGPASFKTISFQGGEGINQWYNVTLTEGRNREVRRLWEAVGVQVSRLIRVRYGDLPLPKGLPRGGWAELPLNDINYLRELVELNAETVSKLPVERERRRMKANQIRRAVKRHGQGGSAAAAAPNRRSGSANKGTSSTRSAAGNKAATSKGNKRG; encoded by the coding sequence ATGAGCGAAAAGTTACAGAAAGTTCTTGCCAATGCTGGTCATGGTTCACGCCGTGAAATTGAAGCCATGATTAAAGAAGGCCGTGTCAGCGTTGATGGTAAATTAGCAACGCTTGGTGACCGTGTTGAGGTTACTCCGGCTATGAAAATTCGTGTTGATGGACGCGTTGTGTCAATCCGCGAATCAACCGAATCTGTTTGTCGCGTTTTGGCATATTACAAGCCAGAAGGCGAACTATGTACCCGTCGCGACCCTGAAGGTCGCCCAACGGTATTTGATCGTTTGCCAAAACTGCGCGGTTCTCGTTGGATCGCCGTAGGCCGTCTGGATATCAATACGTCTGGTTTACTGTTGTTCACCACCGATGGCGAACTGGCAAACCGTTTGATGCATCCAAGCCGTGAAGTTGAGCGTGAATATGCGGTACGTGTGTTCGGTCAGGTTGATGATGAAAAAATTCGTCAATTAAGCCGTGGCGTACAGTTAGAAGATGGTCCTGCATCATTTAAAACCATCAGTTTCCAAGGCGGTGAAGGAATTAACCAGTGGTACAACGTGACCTTAACCGAAGGGCGTAACCGTGAGGTTCGTCGTTTGTGGGAAGCCGTTGGTGTGCAGGTGAGTCGTTTGATCCGTGTTCGTTATGGCGATTTGCCTTTGCCAAAAGGCCTGCCACGCGGCGGCTGGGCAGAGCTTCCACTTAACGACATCAACTATCTGCGCGAATTGGTTGAGCTGAACGCGGAAACCGTGAGCAAGCTGCCGGTTGAGCGTGAACGTCGTCGTATGAAAGCGAATCAGATCCGCCGTGCGGTTAAACGTCATGGTCAGGGTGGCAGTGCTGCAGCTGCAGCGCCAAACCGTCGTTCTGGTTCAGCGAATAAAGGCACGTCTTCTACGCGTAGCGCAGCGGGTAATAAAGCGGCTACCAGCAAAGGAAACAAACGCGGCTAA
- a CDS encoding MBL fold metallo-hydrolase encodes MKKNPYYDPNKTHHTPEGFTNPEPNEHRSGDLKRWQNERKKNRLPLKPEQGYRGLVERWWQQVDLEQSQDGVWWLGHAAMLVKMGSKKVLIDPVLSQRASPLNFYGPERKTPPPINVEQLPDIDAVLISHNHYDHLDKQTIDALLKRFPSLIFMVPLGLKRWFIRCGAIHVHELDWWDQRAVGDVQVHYVPARHWSMRTPWDRNRSLWGGWVLSHLTDSFYFAGDSGYTPRLKEIGERLGPFSLAALPLGAYEPRWFMHSQHMDPADSVRLFQELGCQRAFGMHWGVFELADEALDAPPRGLREEIQRQGVDVNRYTAEKIGAFIPFPRG; translated from the coding sequence GTGAAGAAAAATCCTTATTATGATCCTAATAAAACACACCACACGCCAGAGGGTTTTACCAATCCTGAGCCCAATGAGCATCGTTCTGGTGATTTAAAACGTTGGCAAAACGAACGCAAAAAGAATCGACTGCCGCTAAAGCCTGAGCAGGGATATCGCGGGCTCGTTGAGCGCTGGTGGCAGCAGGTTGATCTGGAACAGTCACAGGATGGCGTGTGGTGGCTGGGTCACGCAGCGATGCTGGTGAAAATGGGGAGCAAAAAGGTCCTGATTGATCCCGTGCTTTCCCAGCGAGCTTCACCGCTGAACTTCTACGGGCCAGAGCGAAAAACGCCGCCGCCTATCAATGTTGAACAACTGCCAGATATTGATGCGGTTTTGATCTCACATAATCATTACGACCATCTTGATAAACAGACTATCGATGCGCTGTTGAAGCGTTTTCCCTCGTTGATTTTCATGGTGCCGCTTGGGCTGAAACGGTGGTTTATCCGTTGTGGTGCGATACACGTTCACGAACTGGATTGGTGGGATCAGCGTGCGGTAGGCGATGTGCAGGTCCATTATGTGCCCGCACGACACTGGAGTATGAGAACGCCTTGGGATCGCAATCGTAGCCTGTGGGGCGGGTGGGTGCTATCGCATTTAACCGATAGCTTCTATTTCGCTGGCGACAGTGGTTATACGCCACGGCTCAAAGAGATTGGCGAACGATTAGGGCCCTTTTCGTTGGCAGCGCTGCCGTTGGGCGCCTATGAACCGCGCTGGTTTATGCATTCTCAGCATATGGATCCCGCGGATTCGGTTCGATTATTTCAGGAACTAGGTTGTCAGCGAGCTTTTGGCATGCATTGGGGCGTATTTGAGTTAGCCGACGAAGCTTTGGATGCTCCTCCTCGTGGTTTACGCGAAGAAATTCAGCGGCAAGGCGTTGATGTGAATCGCTATACCGCCGAGAAAATTGGCGCTTTTATACCTTTTCCTCGCGGATAA
- a CDS encoding DNA polymerase III subunit theta, translated as MSFNLADLPQEEMDKVNVDLAAAGVSYKERYHMPVIAELVEREQPEHLRTYFRERLAYYRTLRIDTLPYEPPMK; from the coding sequence ATGAGTTTCAATCTAGCCGATCTTCCTCAGGAAGAGATGGACAAAGTTAATGTCGACTTAGCCGCAGCTGGCGTATCGTATAAAGAACGCTATCACATGCCGGTTATCGCGGAACTGGTTGAGCGTGAGCAGCCTGAACATCTGCGCACCTATTTTCGTGAACGACTGGCTTATTATCGCACCCTACGTATTGATACCCTGCCATACGAACCGCCAATGAAATAA
- a CDS encoding SDR family oxidoreductase: protein MAVNSSPVALVTGASRGIGRTTALLLAKRGYRVCINYSQNHVAAQALALEIEALGQESLLVCANIADEIAVCNMFNQIEHHWGRLDALVNNAGILQTQSTIEGLTAERINQILHINVTGTFLCCREAVKRMAKRHGGRGGAIVNVSSAAAKSGSPFEYLDYAASKGAMDTLTKGLSIEVAGEGIRVNGVRPGFIYTEMHADGGEANRVDRIKASLPMQRGGEPEEVAAAIVWLLSDEASYSTGSFLDLAGGK, encoded by the coding sequence ATGGCCGTGAATTCATCTCCCGTTGCTCTCGTGACCGGTGCCAGCCGCGGCATAGGGCGGACAACAGCATTATTGCTCGCCAAACGTGGGTATCGCGTGTGTATCAATTACTCTCAAAACCATGTGGCAGCACAGGCGCTGGCGCTGGAAATAGAGGCTTTAGGGCAGGAAAGTTTGCTGGTCTGCGCCAACATTGCGGATGAGATAGCCGTCTGCAATATGTTTAACCAAATTGAACACCATTGGGGGCGGCTGGATGCACTGGTGAATAACGCTGGAATTTTGCAAACTCAGTCCACAATAGAAGGCTTAACGGCAGAGAGAATTAACCAGATTCTGCATATTAACGTGACCGGAACGTTTTTGTGTTGCCGAGAAGCGGTTAAGCGCATGGCGAAACGCCACGGAGGGCGCGGTGGGGCGATTGTTAACGTTTCATCTGCGGCAGCCAAAAGTGGTTCTCCCTTCGAATATCTAGACTATGCGGCCAGCAAAGGTGCGATGGATACGCTGACGAAAGGATTATCAATAGAGGTGGCAGGGGAAGGGATCCGCGTTAACGGTGTACGGCCGGGGTTTATTTATACGGAAATGCATGCAGATGGTGGAGAGGCCAATCGTGTTGATCGAATAAAAGCCTCATTACCGATGCAGCGTGGTGGTGAACCTGAAGAAGTTGCCGCAGCCATCGTTTGGTTGTTGTCGGATGAGGCGTCTTATTCCACCGGCAGTTTTCTTGATTTAGCCGGTGGAAAGTAG
- a CDS encoding helix-turn-helix domain-containing protein, with amino-acid sequence MTQNERNIALVCALSEWIEQHLGRDIYLDELARYSGYSLWHMQKIFRETTGMSLGRYIRERKLSGAAKRLRHTEESIIDIAVYYGFASQSHFTYMFRKHFDITPTNYRLQTDIQLSTIQPLHVMYKQSA; translated from the coding sequence ATGACGCAGAACGAACGCAATATTGCCCTAGTATGTGCGCTAAGCGAGTGGATAGAGCAACATCTAGGCCGCGATATTTATCTGGATGAGCTGGCTCGCTACTCTGGGTATTCACTGTGGCATATGCAGAAAATTTTTCGTGAAACCACCGGCATGTCCTTAGGCCGCTATATTCGCGAACGTAAACTGTCTGGCGCAGCAAAACGGTTACGCCACACCGAAGAGTCGATTATCGATATCGCGGTCTACTACGGCTTTGCCTCGCAGTCGCATTTCACCTACATGTTCCGCAAGCATTTCGATATCACGCCAACCAACTACCGGCTCCAGACCGACATTCAGCTGTCTACTATTCAGCCCCTGCACGTGATGTATAAACAAAGCGCCTGA
- a CDS encoding SLC13 family permease, translated as MPTSLRHVLGAVLRDRLLQFLLLAGVILACFTSSPLRDYPRWIDWPTITTLLGLLLLTKSVEMSGYFDWLGRKMMARLSNERTLALFMVVASALLSTFLTNDVALFIVVPLTITLKKLSALPVTRLIIFEALAVNVGSLLTPIGNPQNILLWNHSGLSFSAFIGQMLPLSGVLLFLLLLFTLMFFPNKTIRPPAVRQDSPRKRGLLLACAVLYGVFLVSVDLGMPYLGLLIVLVALLCLSPKVILLVDWALIFIFMAMFIDVKLLTQLPVLLPVTENMQHLSTLGTYTIGILLSQVISNVPATILLLGFIPATTTLAYAVNIGGFGFALGSMANLIALRMANEKRIWLTFHLFSIPALVISAALGWWLI; from the coding sequence ATGCCAACCTCGTTACGTCACGTTCTCGGCGCTGTTCTGCGCGATCGTTTACTGCAATTTCTTTTGCTTGCTGGCGTCATTTTGGCCTGTTTTACGTCTTCCCCGCTGCGTGATTATCCTCGCTGGATTGATTGGCCCACGATTACCACCTTACTCGGACTGCTGCTACTGACGAAAAGCGTTGAGATGAGCGGCTATTTCGATTGGCTGGGCCGAAAAATGATGGCTCGCCTTAGCAATGAGCGAACGTTAGCGCTGTTTATGGTTGTGGCTTCTGCGCTACTTTCCACGTTTCTTACTAATGATGTCGCTCTTTTTATCGTGGTTCCGCTCACCATCACCTTAAAAAAACTCAGCGCCTTACCTGTTACCCGTTTAATCATCTTTGAAGCATTAGCGGTTAACGTGGGTTCTTTGCTGACGCCAATTGGCAATCCACAAAATATATTGCTGTGGAATCATAGCGGCCTGTCGTTCAGCGCCTTTATTGGGCAAATGTTGCCTTTGTCTGGCGTGCTGCTGTTTCTGCTATTGCTGTTCACGCTGATGTTTTTCCCAAACAAAACTATTCGTCCTCCGGCCGTTCGCCAAGACAGCCCCCGTAAGCGCGGACTATTGCTGGCCTGTGCTGTGCTCTATGGCGTGTTTCTCGTTAGCGTCGATTTAGGCATGCCCTACCTCGGACTGTTAATCGTGCTGGTCGCTTTATTATGTTTGTCCCCTAAAGTCATTTTGCTGGTCGATTGGGCGCTTATTTTCATTTTCATGGCGATGTTTATCGATGTGAAATTACTGACTCAGCTACCAGTGTTATTACCAGTCACGGAAAACATGCAGCATCTTTCAACGCTCGGTACATACACGATCGGCATTCTGCTCTCTCAGGTGATCAGCAACGTACCGGCTACCATTTTGCTGCTGGGTTTTATTCCTGCCACCACTACGCTGGCCTACGCCGTAAATATTGGCGGATTTGGGTTTGCGCTGGGATCCATGGCCAATCTGATTGCCTTACGCATGGCAAATGAAAAACGCATCTGGCTGACGTTTCATCTTTTTTCTATCCCCGCTCTCGTTATCTCTGCGGCGCTTGGCTGGTGGTTAATCTAA
- a CDS encoding amino acid ABC transporter substrate-binding protein, whose amino-acid sequence MKKMTLALLATSLFATSALAQAADDLAAIKSAGVMKFGTEGTYAPYTYHDKSGKLVGFDVDVARAVAEKMGVKPEFVEGRWDGLIAGLSAKRYDAVINQVGVTDERKAKFDFSQPYIGSKAVLVVRDDNTTIKSFADLKGQKAAQSLTSNYSKLATKNGADLVPTDGFNQSLDLVLSGRAAATLNDNLSFLDFKKHKPDAKVKIVATDENTENSAILLRKDQPELVKAVNKALDEMKADGTYKTISVRYFGQDVSQ is encoded by the coding sequence ATGAAAAAAATGACCTTGGCTCTGCTTGCAACCTCATTATTTGCTACCTCTGCACTGGCTCAAGCGGCCGATGATCTGGCGGCAATTAAGTCTGCCGGCGTGATGAAATTCGGAACAGAAGGTACCTACGCGCCTTACACCTACCATGACAAAAGCGGCAAGCTGGTTGGTTTTGACGTGGATGTCGCACGTGCCGTAGCAGAGAAAATGGGCGTTAAACCAGAGTTTGTTGAAGGTCGTTGGGATGGTTTGATTGCCGGTTTGAGCGCCAAACGCTACGACGCGGTCATTAACCAAGTCGGCGTTACCGACGAGCGTAAAGCCAAGTTTGATTTCTCTCAGCCTTATATCGGTTCTAAAGCGGTGCTGGTTGTCCGTGATGACAACACCACCATCAAAAGCTTTGCTGATTTAAAAGGCCAGAAAGCGGCTCAAAGCCTGACCAGTAACTATTCAAAACTGGCGACTAAAAACGGCGCGGATTTAGTGCCTACCGACGGTTTCAACCAATCATTGGATCTCGTGTTAAGCGGTCGTGCAGCGGCAACGTTAAACGATAACCTGTCATTCTTGGATTTCAAAAAACATAAGCCAGATGCGAAAGTTAAAATCGTCGCTACCGATGAAAATACCGAGAACTCAGCGATCCTGCTGCGTAAAGATCAGCCAGAATTAGTGAAAGCGGTCAATAAAGCGCTGGATGAAATGAAAGCTGATGGCACTTATAAAACGATTTCTGTACGCTACTTCGGTCAGGACGTTTCTCAATAA
- a CDS encoding amino acid ABC transporter permease yields the protein MAWLHSLTDYIHGLAWLQLMIDSFWSLLSAGLQFTLPLAILSFIGGIILGFITALVRLYAPKPVKWIFDFYVWVIRGTPLLVQLFLIFYGLPSAGITLDAFPAALIGFTLSVGAYTSEIIRGAIISVPKGQWEASYSIGMSSSQAMRRVILPQSVFVSLPPLSNSFISLIKDTSLAAVITVPEMFLAAQRIVSVTYEPLILYVEAALIYLAFSTVLGKLQNKLEVYYRRYE from the coding sequence ATGGCATGGCTACACAGCCTGACTGACTATATTCACGGCCTTGCCTGGCTACAGCTGATGATTGATTCGTTTTGGAGTCTGCTATCTGCGGGACTGCAATTCACGCTGCCTTTAGCGATCCTCTCTTTTATTGGCGGGATTATCCTTGGCTTTATCACCGCATTGGTGCGCCTCTATGCGCCAAAACCAGTCAAGTGGATTTTTGATTTCTACGTATGGGTTATTCGTGGCACGCCGCTGTTAGTGCAGTTGTTCTTAATCTTTTATGGTTTACCGAGTGCGGGGATCACCCTAGATGCATTTCCGGCGGCGCTCATTGGTTTCACGCTCAGCGTGGGTGCCTATACCTCTGAAATCATCCGTGGGGCGATTATCTCGGTACCTAAAGGCCAGTGGGAAGCCTCTTATTCTATCGGTATGAGCAGTTCACAGGCCATGCGCCGCGTGATCCTGCCACAGTCGGTATTCGTATCACTGCCACCGCTGTCTAACTCATTTATCTCGCTTATCAAAGATACGTCATTGGCTGCGGTGATCACCGTTCCTGAGATGTTCTTGGCAGCACAGCGCATTGTATCTGTCACTTACGAGCCGTTGATTTTATATGTAGAAGCAGCGCTGATTTATCTGGCGTTCAGCACGGTGCTAGGTAAATTGCAAAACAAGCTGGAAGTGTACTACCGCCGCTACGAGTAA
- a CDS encoding PAAR domain-containing protein — MSQKGYFIRVGDKTSCGGTVRGGNPNYNMHGRAASRHGDLVTCGKDGKTYRIIGGIPGMLDNNVQLAGTLDSISSCPCRAKLLSSLSSATYEKTSRAEVRMAAAPQSEAPTQYAQAAKANPHPLNNLVGTIGGTCEKEDDPLANGVFVWTETHEAGHAFISVHINSEVFVFTYGRFARRSMIGFIGDGILNYLVDDDAIDYYTTELYKMSARVFRIDDAGIQLTKQLFEARWNTGKSVADLDDAKEITKRRGRLIDTYDLTGSNCATHSVTVLRQAGSKIFGTSYTPMTTQFPIEGEEDFAIPVSLQNYLVKRSQSLKFMDVIEVTNKFKNKYQNAGLVEIEETVQGKVVHETAGAISGAGSSSGYSGGTIGGILKGSYDVD; from the coding sequence ATGAGTCAGAAAGGATATTTTATCCGCGTAGGTGATAAGACAAGCTGCGGCGGTACGGTTAGAGGTGGTAATCCTAATTACAATATGCACGGCCGAGCTGCTTCGAGGCATGGCGATCTCGTCACATGCGGAAAGGATGGCAAGACATACCGAATCATCGGTGGCATCCCTGGTATGCTGGATAATAATGTGCAACTAGCTGGTACGCTCGATAGCATTAGCAGTTGTCCATGTAGGGCTAAACTTCTTTCATCACTCTCGAGCGCGACATATGAGAAAACTAGCCGTGCAGAAGTAAGAATGGCGGCTGCGCCACAATCGGAGGCGCCAACACAATACGCCCAAGCGGCGAAAGCCAACCCGCACCCTCTTAATAATTTAGTTGGCACAATCGGCGGGACGTGTGAAAAAGAAGATGATCCATTAGCTAATGGTGTATTTGTGTGGACTGAAACACATGAAGCCGGCCATGCTTTTATTTCTGTTCACATTAATAGTGAAGTATTTGTATTTACTTACGGGCGTTTTGCTAGAAGAAGCATGATTGGTTTTATTGGAGACGGCATATTAAATTATTTAGTCGATGATGATGCGATTGATTACTATACAACTGAACTTTATAAAATGTCTGCACGTGTATTTAGGATTGATGATGCCGGCATACAATTAACTAAACAGTTATTTGAGGCACGCTGGAATACAGGTAAATCAGTAGCGGATTTAGATGATGCAAAAGAAATAACCAAGCGTAGAGGAAGGCTTATTGATACTTACGATTTGACGGGAAGCAATTGTGCGACTCACTCGGTTACAGTTCTTCGTCAGGCTGGCAGCAAAATATTTGGGACTAGTTACACACCTATGACAACTCAATTCCCAATTGAAGGTGAAGAGGATTTCGCTATCCCAGTGTCTTTACAGAATTATCTTGTAAAGAGAAGTCAAAGTCTGAAATTTATGGATGTGATTGAAGTTACCAATAAATTTAAAAATAAATATCAAAACGCTGGCTTGGTTGAAATTGAAGAAACTGTACAAGGAAAGGTTGTTCACGAAACCGCAGGGGCAATATCTGGGGCTGGCTCCTCAAGCGGCTACTCTGGCGGCACAATAGGTGGAATTCTAAAAGGGTCATATGATGTCGATTAA
- a CDS encoding DUF2766 family protein: MSQMLTESEELASDLVACQLVIKQILDVIDVIAPTEVREKMASQLKSINFDKASIDPVTKRGVQKAIALIELKFAQQEQAH, encoded by the coding sequence ATGTCTCAGATGCTGACTGAGAGTGAAGAACTGGCGTCCGATCTGGTTGCCTGCCAGCTGGTGATTAAGCAGATTTTAGACGTCATTGACGTGATTGCGCCTACCGAAGTGCGCGAAAAAATGGCCAGCCAGCTGAAGAGTATCAATTTTGACAAGGCCAGCATCGACCCTGTCACCAAGCGCGGCGTGCAAAAGGCAATAGCGCTGATTGAGTTGAAGTTTGCTCAGCAGGAGCAGGCACACTAG
- a CDS encoding L-threonylcarbamoyladenylate synthase, which translates to MSQLFYIHPDNPQPRLISQCVEVLRKGGVIVYPTDSGYALGCMLGEKNAMERICRIRQLDSNHNFTLVCRDLSEISTYAFVDNTAFRLIKNNTPGNYTFILKATKEVPRRLMSEKRKTIGLRVPSNPIALDLLAALGEPLMSTTLMLPGNDFAESDPEEIQDSLGKVVDLVIHGGFLGQQPTTVIDLTEDSPEVVRVGAGDPKPFM; encoded by the coding sequence ATGAGTCAGCTTTTTTATATTCACCCGGATAACCCTCAGCCGCGCCTGATTAGTCAGTGTGTGGAAGTTCTGCGTAAGGGCGGCGTTATCGTCTATCCAACGGACTCCGGCTATGCGCTGGGTTGCATGCTGGGTGAGAAAAACGCGATGGAACGTATTTGCCGTATCCGTCAGTTAGACAGCAATCATAACTTCACCTTGGTGTGTCGCGATCTGTCTGAAATCTCGACCTATGCGTTTGTTGATAACACCGCATTTCGTCTTATCAAGAATAATACGCCGGGCAACTACACGTTTATTCTGAAAGCCACGAAAGAAGTGCCGCGTCGCCTAATGAGCGAAAAGCGTAAGACGATTGGTTTGCGCGTGCCGTCAAACCCAATTGCGCTGGATCTGTTGGCTGCACTCGGTGAGCCGTTAATGTCGACCACGCTGATGCTGCCGGGCAATGACTTTGCAGAATCCGATCCAGAAGAGATCCAAGATTCACTGGGTAAAGTGGTGGACTTGGTGATCCACGGTGGTTTCTTAGGCCAGCAGCCAACCACGGTGATTGATCTGACCGAAGATTCACCGGAAGTGGTGCGCGTTGGCGCGGGCGATCCGAAGCCATTTATGTAA
- the rnm gene encoding RNase RNM: protein MAILQDTLLESEEVTLSPQPLFDLHSHTTASDGLLSSAELVSRAAEMGVTTLAITDHDTTAGIPAARQAIVEQELELELIAGVEISTLWENHEIHIVGLNVDIDSAELQTLLSEQVTRRQARAKEIALRLEKARIPGALEGATRIADGAEITRGHFARYLVEQGYATNVGGVFKHYLARGKTGYAPPQWCTIEEAIVAIHHAGGQAVVAHPGRYQLSNKWLKRLLADFKSWGGDAMEVAQCQQAPNERSQLAAYALQFGLLASQGSDFHQPCAWIELGRKLWLPTGVEPVWRDW from the coding sequence ATGGCTATTTTGCAAGATACACTGCTTGAATCAGAAGAAGTGACGCTGTCACCTCAACCCCTGTTTGACCTGCACAGCCACACCACGGCATCTGATGGTTTACTTTCTAGCGCAGAGTTGGTGTCTCGCGCTGCAGAAATGGGCGTGACCACGTTGGCAATCACCGATCACGACACTACGGCAGGCATTCCCGCCGCACGCCAAGCTATTGTTGAGCAAGAGCTTGAACTTGAGCTGATTGCGGGTGTGGAAATTTCAACGCTGTGGGAGAATCATGAAATCCACATTGTTGGGCTTAACGTCGATATTGACAGCGCTGAGTTACAAACGTTGCTGAGTGAACAGGTGACTCGGCGTCAGGCGCGTGCGAAAGAGATCGCGCTGCGGCTTGAGAAAGCGCGTATTCCCGGAGCGCTTGAGGGAGCGACGCGTATCGCCGATGGTGCTGAGATCACACGTGGTCACTTTGCCCGCTATCTTGTTGAGCAAGGCTATGCAACCAACGTTGGGGGTGTTTTCAAACATTATCTTGCGCGTGGTAAAACCGGTTACGCTCCGCCTCAGTGGTGTACAATTGAAGAGGCCATCGTTGCGATTCACCATGCGGGTGGACAGGCCGTGGTGGCCCATCCGGGCCGCTATCAGCTAAGCAACAAGTGGTTGAAACGTCTGCTTGCCGATTTTAAAAGCTGGGGTGGCGATGCGATGGAAGTCGCACAGTGCCAACAAGCCCCTAATGAACGTTCGCAGCTGGCCGCGTATGCGTTGCAGTTCGGGCTATTAGCTTCGCAGGGCTCTGATTTTCACCAGCCCTGCGCATGGATTGAGTTGGGCCGCAAATTGTGGCTCCCGACGGGCGTTGAGCCTGTATGGCGAGATTGGTAA